In one Plasmodium falciparum 3D7 genome assembly, chromosome: 14 genomic region, the following are encoded:
- a CDS encoding U3 small nucleolar ribonucleoprotein protein IMP3, putative — MRKLKYHEQKLLKKVNFYDWKRTNNVREVKVLRKYVIQNREDYTKYNKICGYITKLVSKLRLLPENDEFRIKMTDELLDKLYDMGLINYKSSLAECEKITVSSFCRRRLAVLLFRLKFVQTIKLAITYIQHGNIRIGNNVINNPSFHINRNMEDHIKWADGSKILKHIQKHRESKDDYELLGN; from the coding sequence atgagGAAATTGAAATATCATGAGCAGAAATTACTGAAGAAGGTAAATTTTTATGATTGGAAAAGGACGAATAATGTAAGAGAAGTAAAAGTTTTAAGGAAATATGTAATACAAAACAGAGAAGACTAtactaaatataataaaatatgtggATATATAACCAAGTTAGTATCCAAATTAAGATTATTACCAGAAAATGATGAATTTCGTATAAAAATGACAGATGAATTATtagataaattatatgatatgggattaattaattataaatccAGTTTAGCTGAATGTGAAAAAATAACTGTTTCATCTTTTTGCCGAAGACGGCTAGCTGTCTTACTGTTCAGGTTAAAATTTGTTCAAACAATTAAGCTAGCCATAACATATATTCAGCATGGAAATATAAGAATTGGAAATAACGTAATAAATAATCCttcttttcatataaatagaaatatgGAAGATCATATAAAATGGGCAGATGGatctaaaatattaaaacacATACAAAAACATCGAGAAAGTAAAGATGATTATGAGTTGTTAggaaattaa